The Arachis hypogaea cultivar Tifrunner chromosome 16, arahy.Tifrunner.gnm2.J5K5, whole genome shotgun sequence genome contains a region encoding:
- the LOC140180050 gene encoding uncharacterized protein translates to MSLNEFANLCELLQVQGGLYEDGHVGIGEQVATFLIILAHHTKNRSVQVRFYRSGETISRYFHKGCLRALDGTYIDVTVPNSDKSRYRIRKSRISTNVLGVCNRNMNFVYALSDWERSASDSRVLRDAINRRNGLKIPVGMFKGNHSD, encoded by the exons ATGAGTTTGAATGAATTTGCAAATTTGTGTGAATTGTTACAAGTTCAAGGTGGGTTATACGAAGATGGTCATGTTGGCATAGGCGAGCAAGTAGCAACTTTCTTGATCATATTAGCTCATCATACCAAAAATCGTAGCGTACAAGTTAGATTTTATAGGTCTGGTGAAACTATTAGTAGGTATTTTCATAAG GGTTGTCTAAGAGCATTAGATGGCACTTACATAGATGTCACAGTCCCCAATAGTGATAAATCTAGGTACCGAATAAGGAAATCTAGAATATCCACTAATGTCTTAGGAGTTTGCAATCGGAATATGAATTTCGTCTATGCCCTTAGCGATTGGGAAAGATCGGCATCTGATTCAAGGGTACTTAGGGATGCAATTAATCGACGTAATGGCTTGAAAATACCTGTTGGTATGTTTAAAGGCAACCACTCTGATTAA